A part of Magnetospirillum sp. ME-1 genomic DNA contains:
- the asnB gene encoding asparagine synthase (glutamine-hydrolyzing), with the protein MCGIAGIVADRPVNPRAVTVMTDRIDHRGPDDQGQWSAADGKAVLGHRRLSILDTSAAGHQPMERDGLVTVFNGEIYNFLELRAELAALGEAFRTNSDTEVILAAYGRWGTECFARFNGMFALAILDARRKVLVCARDRFGEKPFLFAVRPGLFAFASEYKALLALDEVGLDFDPLPLLRFAHRPATGLDDQRATLFPAILQLLPGERLELDLGTLDWRIDRYWSLERDPGLSSLGMDEAAARLRDLLTDSVRLRLRSDVAVGSCLSGGLDSGSIIMLARRLLGDGAPYHVFTGRFPGTKADEWEYARHTAEAAGAIVHQVEPTAAGLLADLPDFLWANELPVGSASQYAQSCVFRLAKENGVTVLLDGQGADEVLGGYEQYFARYLAGLPAAERSTEEEAIRARYPGALDTPRQALSKALPPRLRHWLAGLSGKGSDLLFGLAPDLALRVAEANAPPPVPAGWSPLAAELARDSFQTHLPVLLRYGDRNSMAHSREVRLPFCDHRIAEFALSLDPALLMGEAQTKRLLRQAMKGILPEPVRTRWNKQGFLPPQDLWFGQGLIDEAERVIEDPAFAAAGWWNVGWWRSALRRFRAGETHLGWVLWRPLMIEGWRRHFLARVAAGPRLPAVSP; encoded by the coding sequence ATGTGCGGAATCGCGGGCATCGTCGCCGACCGGCCGGTCAATCCCCGGGCCGTGACGGTTATGACGGATCGGATCGATCATCGCGGTCCCGACGACCAGGGGCAGTGGTCTGCCGCCGACGGCAAGGCCGTGCTGGGCCACCGGCGGCTGTCCATCCTCGATACCTCCGCCGCCGGGCACCAGCCCATGGAGCGCGACGGGCTGGTCACTGTCTTCAACGGCGAGATCTATAATTTTCTCGAGCTTCGGGCCGAGCTGGCCGCCCTGGGTGAGGCGTTCCGCACCAACAGCGATACCGAGGTGATCCTGGCCGCCTATGGGCGCTGGGGGACCGAGTGCTTCGCCCGCTTCAACGGCATGTTCGCCCTGGCCATCCTTGATGCACGGCGTAAGGTTCTGGTCTGCGCCCGTGACCGATTCGGCGAGAAGCCCTTCCTGTTCGCGGTTCGTCCCGGCCTGTTCGCCTTCGCCTCGGAATACAAGGCGCTGCTGGCTCTGGACGAGGTGGGGCTTGATTTCGATCCGCTGCCGCTCCTGCGCTTCGCCCATCGTCCCGCCACCGGCCTGGACGACCAGCGCGCCACCCTGTTTCCCGCCATCCTCCAACTGCTGCCGGGCGAGCGATTGGAGCTGGACCTCGGAACCCTGGACTGGCGCATCGACCGCTATTGGAGCCTGGAGCGCGACCCGGGTCTTTCCAGCCTCGGCATGGACGAGGCGGCGGCGCGCTTGCGCGATCTGCTGACCGATTCGGTGCGGCTGCGGCTGCGCTCCGACGTTGCCGTGGGCTCGTGCCTGTCGGGGGGGCTGGATTCCGGCTCGATCATCATGCTGGCCCGGCGCCTGCTGGGGGATGGCGCACCCTACCACGTCTTTACCGGCCGTTTTCCCGGCACCAAGGCCGACGAGTGGGAGTACGCCCGCCACACGGCCGAGGCGGCGGGCGCCATCGTCCATCAGGTGGAGCCCACGGCCGCCGGGCTGCTGGCCGACCTGCCCGACTTCCTGTGGGCCAACGAGCTGCCGGTGGGCAGCGCCAGCCAGTACGCCCAGTCCTGCGTTTTCCGCCTGGCCAAGGAGAACGGCGTCACCGTGCTGCTGGACGGTCAGGGCGCCGACGAGGTGCTGGGCGGTTACGAGCAGTATTTCGCCCGCTATCTGGCGGGATTGCCGGCAGCCGAACGAAGCACGGAGGAGGAGGCCATCCGCGCCCGCTATCCCGGCGCGCTCGACACCCCGCGCCAGGCCCTGTCCAAGGCCCTGCCCCCCCGTTTGCGCCACTGGCTGGCGGGGCTGAGCGGCAAGGGCAGCGACCTGCTGTTCGGCCTTGCCCCCGATCTCGCCCTTCGGGTGGCCGAGGCCAATGCCCCGCCGCCGGTTCCCGCCGGCTGGTCGCCCCTGGCGGCCGAGCTGGCCCGGGATTCGTTCCAGACCCATCTGCCGGTGCTGCTGCGCTATGGCGACCGCAATTCCATGGCGCACTCGCGCGAGGTGCGACTGCCGTTCTGCGACCACCGTATCGCCGAGTTCGCCCTGTCCCTGGACCCTGCGCTGCTGATGGGCGAGGCCCAGACCAAGCGGCTGCTGCGCCAGGCCATGAAGGGAATCCTGCCCGAGCCGGTGCGCACCCGCTGGAACAAGCAGGGATTCCTGCCGCCCCAGGACCTGTGGTTCGGACAAGGCCTGATCGACGAGGCGGAAAGGGTGATCGAAGACCCCGCCTTCGCCGCCGCCGGCTGGTGGAACGTCGGCTGGTGGCGCTCGGCGCTGCGGCGCTTTCGGGCGGGCGAGACCCATCTGGGCTGGGTGCTGTGGCGGCCCTTGATGATCGAGGGCTGGCGCCGCCATTTCCTCGCTCGCGTCGCCGCCGGGCCCAGGCTGCCGGCGGTGTCGCCATGA
- a CDS encoding UDP-glucuronic acid decarboxylase family protein — translation MKYDRKRVLVTGGAGFLGSHLCERLLAEGCDVLCVDNFFTGTKANIAHLLDNPYFEMMRHDVTFPLYVEVDEIFNLACPASPIHYQRDPVQTTKTSVHGAINMLGLAKRVGAKIFQSSTSEVYGDPDIHPQPESYRGNVNPIGPRACYDEGKRCAETLFFDYWRQHKLRIKVARIFNTYGPRMHPDDGRVVSNFIMQALQGQPITLYGDGSQTRSFCYVDDLIEGFIRLMNSPDDITGPINLGNPREMTIRQLAELVVKMTGAKSEIVYKPLPADDPLQRKPDITQAKAVLNDWEPKVVLEAGLEKTIAYFKGKIGG, via the coding sequence ATGAAGTATGACCGCAAGCGGGTTCTGGTCACCGGCGGCGCCGGTTTCCTCGGCTCCCACCTCTGCGAGCGGCTGCTGGCCGAAGGATGCGACGTACTGTGCGTCGATAACTTCTTCACCGGCACCAAGGCCAACATCGCCCATCTGCTCGACAATCCCTATTTCGAGATGATGCGCCACGACGTCACCTTTCCGCTGTACGTGGAGGTGGACGAGATCTTCAACCTGGCCTGCCCGGCGTCGCCCATCCACTACCAGCGCGATCCCGTCCAGACCACCAAGACCTCGGTACACGGCGCCATCAACATGCTGGGCCTGGCCAAGCGCGTGGGGGCAAAGATCTTCCAGTCCTCCACCTCCGAGGTCTATGGCGACCCGGACATCCATCCCCAGCCGGAAAGCTATCGCGGCAACGTCAATCCCATCGGCCCGCGGGCCTGCTACGACGAGGGCAAGCGCTGCGCCGAGACGCTGTTCTTCGATTACTGGCGCCAGCACAAGCTGCGCATCAAGGTGGCGCGCATCTTCAACACCTACGGTCCGCGCATGCATCCCGACGACGGCCGCGTGGTGTCCAACTTCATCATGCAGGCGCTTCAGGGCCAGCCCATCACCCTTTACGGCGACGGCAGCCAGACCCGCTCGTTCTGCTATGTGGACGACCTGATCGAGGGCTTCATCCGCCTGATGAACAGCCCCGACGACATCACCGGTCCCATCAACCTGGGCAACCCGCGCGAGATGACCATCCGCCAGCTGGCCGAACTGGTGGTCAAGATGACCGGCGCCAAGTCCGAGATCGTCTACAAGCCCCTGCCCGCCGACGATCCCCTGCAAAGGAAGCCGGACATCACCCAGGCCAAGGCGGTGCTGAACGATTGGGAACCCAAGGTGGTGCTGGAAGCCGGCCTGGAAAAGACCATCGCCTATTTCAAGGGCAAGATCGGCGGCTGA
- a CDS encoding glycosyltransferase family 4 protein produces the protein MIRLLYLVSHPIQYQAPLLRRVAAEPGIDLRVLFERVDTTRDYFDEGFGRKIRWDVELRGGYASTSLAETSLATEIRAADVVWLHGWQSPMLLKALGLAKVYGRPVLMRGENQDQAMPDGSGLRRWLKRRYLGWIFRRCTAFLAIGGANRDYYRARGIGPERIFSMPYAVDNAAFAAQAAQADRSRLRRELGIPESTKVVLFAGKFQRRKRPDLLVDAWRRLDPPRPVLLMVGDGEMRAELEAGFEPGMIFTGFRNQGQLPGLYALADVFVLPSESEPWGLAVNEAMACGTAVVVSDQVAAGRDLVDEACGAVFPAGDGQALARALKGALDCSEALGRAASARVSQWDFEADVAGLNRALAFVCGGRA, from the coding sequence ATGATCCGCCTGCTCTATCTGGTCAGCCATCCCATCCAGTATCAGGCGCCGCTGCTGCGCCGCGTCGCCGCTGAGCCCGGAATCGATCTGCGTGTGCTGTTCGAGCGGGTCGATACCACCCGCGACTATTTTGACGAGGGCTTTGGCAGGAAAATCCGCTGGGACGTGGAATTGCGCGGCGGCTATGCCAGCACCTCCCTGGCGGAGACCTCCCTTGCTACCGAGATTCGGGCCGCCGACGTCGTCTGGCTGCATGGCTGGCAATCCCCCATGCTGCTCAAGGCGCTGGGCCTGGCAAAGGTCTATGGCCGTCCGGTCCTGATGCGCGGTGAAAACCAGGACCAGGCCATGCCCGACGGTTCCGGCCTTCGCCGTTGGCTCAAGCGGCGCTATCTGGGTTGGATCTTCCGCCGCTGTACCGCGTTCCTCGCCATCGGCGGCGCCAACCGCGATTACTATCGGGCGCGCGGCATCGGGCCGGAGCGCATCTTTTCCATGCCCTACGCCGTGGACAACGCCGCCTTCGCCGCCCAGGCGGCCCAGGCGGACCGTTCCCGCCTGCGCCGCGAACTGGGTATCCCAGAGAGCACCAAGGTGGTGCTGTTCGCCGGCAAGTTCCAGCGTCGCAAGCGTCCCGACCTGCTGGTCGATGCCTGGCGGCGTCTGGACCCGCCCAGGCCGGTGCTTCTGATGGTCGGCGACGGCGAGATGCGGGCCGAACTGGAGGCTGGGTTCGAGCCCGGCATGATCTTCACCGGATTTCGCAACCAGGGGCAATTGCCTGGTCTTTACGCCCTGGCGGACGTCTTCGTTCTGCCATCCGAGAGCGAGCCCTGGGGCCTGGCGGTCAACGAGGCCATGGCCTGCGGCACCGCCGTGGTGGTCAGCGATCAGGTGGCGGCGGGGCGTGATCTGGTGGACGAGGCGTGCGGCGCGGTCTTTCCCGCCGGGGATGGGCAGGCGCTGGCCCGGGCACTGAAGGGCGCACTGGATTGTTCGGAAGCCTTGGGACGGGCGGCGTCGGCGCGGGTGAGCCAGTGGGATTTCGAAGCGGATGTGGCTGGCCTGAACCGGGCACTGGCCTTCGTCTGTGGAGGGCGGGCATGA
- a CDS encoding glycosyltransferase family 4 protein, translating to MRILFLTENYPPETNAAATRVSERAAYWIRDGHEVTVLTCAPNFPGGKLFPGWKNRWRDVSDMGGVRVVRVKTYIAPNEGFAKRILDFVSFMVMAVVAGLFEKKPDVVVSTSPQFFAAVGGWALAGMRGTPFVFELGDLWPRSITAVGAMKDSLAIRWLEKLELFLYRRSAAVVALTRAFKADLIARDIPAEKIAVVINGVDLPRYAPRPRDEALEAEWGLGGKFVIGYVGTHGMAHGLINVLDAAERLKADDRIRFLLVGNGAERQMLMDEAARRGLANVVFGPPQPKDRMPAVWSLCDVALIHLKDSPAFAEVIPSKMFEAMGMGLPLLLVAPRGEASHIVEADRAGLFVPAAQPDLLAEAARRLESDEGLRRQLAADSLAAAAAHTRERQAELFIQALTLVVDGKGPTEAGRIEG from the coding sequence ATGCGCATCCTGTTCCTCACCGAGAATTACCCGCCCGAGACCAATGCCGCCGCCACGCGAGTGTCGGAGCGCGCCGCCTACTGGATCCGGGATGGGCACGAGGTCACGGTACTGACCTGCGCCCCCAACTTTCCCGGCGGCAAGCTGTTCCCCGGCTGGAAAAACCGCTGGCGGGACGTCTCGGACATGGGCGGCGTCCGGGTTGTCCGGGTCAAAACCTACATTGCCCCCAATGAAGGCTTCGCCAAGCGCATTCTGGATTTCGTCTCGTTCATGGTCATGGCGGTGGTCGCCGGCCTGTTCGAGAAGAAGCCCGACGTGGTCGTCTCCACCAGTCCGCAATTCTTCGCCGCCGTGGGCGGTTGGGCGCTGGCCGGAATGCGCGGCACCCCCTTCGTCTTCGAACTGGGCGATCTGTGGCCACGCTCCATCACCGCCGTGGGCGCCATGAAGGACAGCCTGGCCATCCGCTGGCTGGAAAAGCTGGAGCTGTTCCTCTATCGCCGCTCGGCGGCGGTGGTGGCGCTGACGCGGGCCTTCAAGGCCGACCTGATCGCCCGCGACATCCCGGCCGAAAAGATCGCCGTGGTGATCAACGGCGTCGACCTGCCCCGCTACGCGCCGCGGCCCAGGGACGAAGCGCTGGAGGCCGAATGGGGCCTGGGGGGAAAGTTCGTCATCGGTTATGTGGGAACCCACGGCATGGCCCACGGCCTGATCAACGTGCTGGACGCCGCCGAACGCCTGAAGGCGGATGATCGCATCCGCTTCCTGCTGGTGGGCAACGGTGCCGAGCGCCAGATGCTGATGGACGAGGCGGCGCGGCGCGGGCTGGCCAACGTGGTGTTCGGCCCGCCCCAGCCCAAGGACCGCATGCCCGCCGTGTGGTCTCTGTGCGACGTGGCGCTGATCCATCTGAAGGATTCCCCGGCCTTCGCCGAGGTGATCCCGTCCAAGATGTTCGAGGCCATGGGCATGGGCTTGCCGCTGTTGCTGGTGGCGCCAAGGGGCGAGGCGTCGCACATCGTCGAGGCCGACCGCGCCGGTCTGTTCGTACCGGCCGCCCAACCCGACCTCCTGGCCGAAGCGGCCCGCCGCCTGGAAAGCGACGAGGGGCTGCGCCGGCAACTGGCCGCCGACAGCCTGGCCGCCGCCGCCGCCCATACCCGCGAACGCCAGGCGGAACTGTTCATCCAGGCGCTGACCCTGGTGGTCGATGGCAAGGGTCCGACCGAAGCGGGACGGATCGAGGGTTAA
- a CDS encoding glycosyltransferase family 9 protein yields MRILFITSSRIGDAVLSTGLLDWLARTYPRARITVACGAAAAGLFEAAPNVTRVIPMTKRKRAGHWFDLWRATCGHLWHLVVDLRGSALGWAIPALRRRVLKSSWEPKHRIVHLASALGIDPQLPVLWTSPDRQAEALRLIPPGGPVLALGPTANWAPKQWPAERFAELAERLTAPGGLLPDSRVAVFGGPGERESVRVLLEAIPTGRLVDLVGTCDLAAAAACLGRADLFVGNDSGLMHMAAAAGVPTLGLFGPSSEIFYGPCGPRTASVRGARSFEDICHAPDFDHRDTDCMMLDLDTAKVLDAVAALMTKGRTP; encoded by the coding sequence ATGCGCATCCTCTTCATCACCTCCAGCCGCATCGGCGATGCCGTCCTGTCCACCGGATTGCTGGACTGGCTGGCGCGCACCTATCCTCGGGCCAGGATCACCGTGGCCTGCGGTGCCGCCGCTGCCGGCCTGTTCGAGGCGGCGCCCAACGTCACGCGGGTGATTCCCATGACCAAGCGCAAGCGCGCCGGTCATTGGTTCGACCTGTGGCGGGCGACCTGCGGTCATCTCTGGCATCTGGTGGTGGATCTGCGCGGCTCGGCTCTGGGCTGGGCGATTCCGGCACTGCGCCGCCGCGTGCTGAAGTCGTCGTGGGAGCCCAAGCACCGCATCGTTCACCTGGCTTCGGCGCTTGGCATTGATCCGCAATTGCCGGTGTTGTGGACCAGCCCGGACCGACAGGCCGAGGCCTTGCGTCTGATCCCTCCGGGTGGGCCGGTTCTGGCCCTGGGCCCCACCGCCAATTGGGCGCCCAAGCAGTGGCCGGCCGAGCGTTTCGCCGAGCTGGCCGAGCGGTTGACCGCACCGGGCGGCCTTCTGCCCGATTCCCGCGTGGCGGTGTTCGGTGGGCCGGGAGAGCGCGAATCGGTGCGCGTGCTGCTGGAGGCCATTCCCACCGGACGGCTGGTCGATCTGGTGGGAACCTGTGATCTGGCGGCCGCCGCCGCCTGTCTCGGGCGGGCGGACCTTTTTGTCGGCAACGATTCCGGGCTGATGCACATGGCGGCGGCGGCAGGTGTGCCGACCCTGGGCCTGTTCGGCCCGTCGTCGGAAATCTTTTACGGCCCCTGCGGTCCCCGGACCGCCTCGGTACGCGGAGCCCGCAGCTTCGAAGACATTTGTCACGCGCCCGACTTCGACCACCGCGATACGGATTGCATGATGCTCGACCTCGACACCGCCAAGGTGCTCGACGCGGTCGCGGCGCTGATGACCAAGGGACGGACTCCATGA
- a CDS encoding RsmB/NOP family class I SAM-dependent RNA methyltransferase, giving the protein MKRVKPSSPRAIAVDLLSMVLDKGRLLDEVLDDPRLSPLDERDRGFVRMLLGTTLRRLGQIDSLIEHCLDKPMRAGAAWAEHALRLGICQLLFLDVAPHAAISTTVDLVKGGTQAGFAKLLNAVLRRLDREGRDLIAAQDAELLNTPEWLWRSWARAYGEDIARAIAAAHLVEAPVDISVAADPAAWAERLEASILPTGSLRRSGGGAVVGLPGFDEGKWWVQDAAAALPARLLGDVRGQRVADLCAAPGGKALQLAVAGAKLTALDRSAKRLKRFTDNLRRLGLTANVVEADAGAWIPPEPFDAVLLDAPCSATGTLRRHPDVARHKNPAEVMKLAGVQARLLRAALGMLKPGGLLVYCTCSLEPEEGPDQIAALLAEGAPIERVAIGAEEVGGMAELITPEGDLRTLPCHLGGLGGMDAFFAARLRKV; this is encoded by the coding sequence ATGAAGCGAGTCAAACCCTCCTCTCCGCGCGCCATCGCGGTCGATCTGTTGTCCATGGTGCTCGACAAGGGGCGCCTGCTTGACGAGGTGCTGGATGATCCCCGCCTGTCGCCGCTGGATGAGCGCGACCGGGGATTTGTCCGCATGCTGCTGGGCACCACTTTGCGGCGCCTGGGCCAGATCGATTCCCTGATCGAGCACTGCCTGGACAAGCCCATGCGGGCCGGCGCCGCCTGGGCCGAACATGCTCTGCGCCTTGGCATCTGCCAGCTGCTGTTCCTGGACGTGGCGCCCCACGCCGCCATTTCCACCACCGTCGATCTGGTCAAGGGCGGCACCCAGGCCGGTTTCGCCAAGCTCTTGAACGCCGTGCTGCGCCGACTGGACCGCGAGGGCCGCGACCTGATCGCCGCCCAGGACGCCGAACTGCTCAACACGCCCGAATGGCTGTGGCGCTCGTGGGCCAGAGCCTATGGCGAGGACATCGCACGGGCCATTGCCGCCGCCCATCTGGTCGAGGCGCCGGTTGACATCTCGGTCGCCGCAGATCCTGCCGCCTGGGCCGAGCGTTTGGAGGCGTCGATCCTGCCTACCGGCTCGCTGCGCCGGTCCGGCGGCGGCGCCGTAGTCGGGCTGCCGGGCTTCGACGAGGGCAAGTGGTGGGTGCAAGACGCCGCCGCCGCCCTGCCCGCCCGCCTGCTGGGCGATGTCCGCGGCCAAAGGGTGGCCGATTTGTGCGCCGCACCGGGCGGCAAGGCGCTGCAGCTGGCGGTGGCCGGGGCCAAGCTGACGGCGCTGGACCGCTCGGCAAAGCGGCTGAAGCGCTTCACCGACAACCTGCGCCGCCTGGGCCTGACTGCAAACGTGGTTGAGGCGGATGCCGGGGCATGGATTCCGCCTGAACCCTTCGACGCCGTCCTTTTGGACGCGCCCTGCTCGGCCACCGGCACGCTGCGCCGCCACCCCGACGTGGCGCGGCACAAAAACCCGGCCGAGGTGATGAAGCTGGCCGGGGTCCAGGCCCGCCTGCTGCGCGCCGCCCTGGGCATGCTCAAGCCCGGCGGCCTGCTGGTCTACTGCACCTGCTCGCTGGAGCCCGAGGAGGGGCCGGACCAGATCGCCGCCCTCCTGGCCGAAGGCGCACCGATCGAGCGCGTCGCCATCGGTGCCGAGGAGGTGGGCGGCATGGCCGAACTGATCACGCCCGAGGGCGATCTGCGCACCCTGCCCTGCCATCTCGGTGGACTGGGCGGCATGGATGCCTTCTTCGCCGCCAGGCTGCGGAAGGTCTGA
- a CDS encoding glycosyltransferase, whose protein sequence is MRLALVNHLHPESPLVGATRLREFARALAGRGHQVVLLTEAMAGAAPPDEPASLAARLEGHDWTAPLMVSARPCRLPLLESLRQGRLPRPVRAVLIAGLYLGRGGVFPDWSLGTAPLLPVLARRFRPQAVWGTFGNTDAWIIARELAALAGCPWVMDVKDKWDAFIPALFRSYLARRFGDAAAMTALARSYLDHMRPRFSCPGHVVYSGVSRSLLAESTTGEAEDRLTLSGSTYSADTLAALMAGIAGAVRPGTIFTYAGADHRAVAEAARNLPCVVDIRGQLPLDELVTLQRRSFANLYCCVGDHDRFHHKLIELLCVGRPIVCLPPDGPEAEGIARATAGVFTGCSTPDEVARALGAAWEHRSQPVEGDRDRLAAFGWDGQAAILEKVLAGILSRRSCP, encoded by the coding sequence ATGAGGCTGGCGCTGGTCAACCACCTGCATCCCGAGTCCCCCCTGGTGGGGGCGACCCGCCTGCGCGAATTCGCCCGCGCCCTGGCCGGGCGGGGTCATCAGGTGGTGCTGCTGACCGAGGCCATGGCCGGTGCCGCGCCCCCCGACGAGCCCGCATCCCTGGCGGCGAGGCTGGAGGGGCATGACTGGACCGCGCCGCTGATGGTCTCGGCCCGCCCCTGTCGGCTGCCGTTGCTGGAGTCCCTGCGCCAGGGCCGTCTGCCCCGGCCGGTCCGCGCCGTCCTCATCGCCGGGCTGTATCTGGGGCGCGGCGGAGTCTTTCCCGATTGGAGCCTGGGAACCGCACCGCTGCTGCCGGTTCTCGCCCGCCGCTTCCGTCCCCAGGCGGTGTGGGGCACGTTCGGCAACACCGACGCCTGGATCATCGCCCGCGAACTGGCCGCCCTGGCCGGCTGTCCCTGGGTCATGGACGTCAAGGACAAGTGGGATGCCTTCATCCCGGCGCTGTTCCGCTCGTATCTGGCCCGGCGGTTCGGCGACGCGGCGGCCATGACGGCGCTGGCCCGCTCGTATCTCGACCATATGCGGCCGCGCTTTTCGTGTCCGGGACATGTGGTCTACAGCGGCGTATCCCGATCCCTGCTGGCCGAGAGCACGACGGGCGAGGCCGAGGACCGGCTGACGCTCTCGGGCAGCACGTATTCCGCCGACACTCTGGCGGCGCTGATGGCGGGCATCGCCGGCGCGGTGCGGCCGGGCACGATCTTCACCTATGCCGGGGCCGATCACCGGGCGGTGGCCGAGGCGGCGCGGAATCTGCCCTGTGTTGTTGATATCCGGGGGCAGCTGCCCCTGGATGAACTGGTGACGTTGCAGCGCCGCTCCTTCGCCAACCTGTATTGCTGCGTCGGCGACCACGACCGCTTTCACCACAAGCTGATCGAGTTGCTGTGCGTCGGTCGCCCCATTGTCTGCCTGCCGCCCGACGGGCCGGAGGCGGAGGGCATCGCGCGCGCGACGGCGGGAGTCTTCACCGGCTGCTCCACCCCGGACGAGGTGGCGCGCGCCCTAGGCGCTGCCTGGGAGCATCGGTCGCAACCGGTCGAGGGCGACCGCGACCGGCTTGCCGCCTTTGGCTGGGACGGTCAGGCCGCCATCCTGGAAAAGGTGCTGGCCGGGATCCTCAGCCGCCGATCTTGCCCTTGA
- a CDS encoding glycosyltransferase family 4 protein, which produces MKILVNAISARMGGIVTYTRNLARSFSERKADATIAVSSRFPADCQGVWRHWASDLRPMTRFVWEQTLWRRTVAEMKPDVLFSSANFGLLSCPVPQVLLVREGGLFDPFYLANCTPAQGMKAALQRKVRRRLILASARCSDRVVTPTAAMRDLLLRWAPDLDGKVVVNSYGTMSDSFAPSPAAMRPWRADGCLRLIYVSVYYPHKQPELVCRAVEGLRAAGMESHATITMDIRETEDFKGGNFDRLIMSQALERGQATLGRRPYESLPALYREHDVFVFPSISETFGHPMVEAMGCGLPVVVADTPVNREVCGDAALYFQPLSVDSLIQCLRRLDQDPELRAALTARGRERVVNFFTWDGHVDRMIDIMGEVAGKR; this is translated from the coding sequence ATGAAGATTCTGGTCAACGCCATTTCGGCGCGCATGGGGGGCATCGTCACCTATACCCGCAACCTTGCCCGCAGCTTTTCCGAACGCAAGGCCGACGCCACCATCGCCGTTTCCTCGCGCTTTCCCGCCGATTGCCAAGGGGTCTGGCGGCATTGGGCCAGCGATCTGCGGCCCATGACCCGCTTCGTCTGGGAACAGACGCTGTGGCGCCGCACGGTGGCCGAGATGAAACCCGACGTGCTGTTCTCCTCGGCCAATTTCGGCCTGCTGTCCTGCCCGGTGCCGCAAGTACTGCTGGTTCGCGAGGGCGGTCTGTTCGATCCCTTCTATCTGGCCAATTGCACGCCGGCCCAGGGTATGAAGGCCGCCTTGCAGCGCAAGGTGCGCCGCCGCCTGATCCTGGCCTCGGCGCGGTGCAGCGACCGGGTGGTGACGCCCACCGCCGCCATGCGCGATCTGCTGCTGCGATGGGCTCCCGATCTGGATGGCAAGGTGGTCGTCAATTCCTATGGCACCATGAGCGACAGTTTCGCGCCGTCACCGGCGGCGATGCGGCCATGGCGCGCCGACGGTTGCCTGCGTCTGATCTATGTCTCGGTCTACTATCCCCACAAGCAGCCGGAGTTGGTCTGCCGCGCGGTGGAGGGGCTGCGGGCGGCCGGGATGGAATCCCACGCCACCATCACCATGGACATTCGGGAGACCGAGGATTTCAAGGGTGGGAACTTCGACCGCCTGATCATGAGCCAGGCGCTGGAGAGGGGACAGGCCACCCTGGGCCGCCGCCCCTATGAGTCGCTGCCCGCCCTCTACCGCGAGCACGACGTTTTCGTCTTCCCCTCGATCTCCGAGACCTTCGGCCACCCCATGGTCGAGGCCATGGGATGCGGCCTGCCCGTGGTGGTGGCCGATACCCCGGTCAACCGCGAGGTCTGCGGCGACGCTGCCCTCTATTTCCAGCCGTTGTCGGTGGATTCGCTGATCCAGTGCCTGCGGCGGCTGGACCAGGATCCGGAATTGCGGGCGGCCCTCACCGCCAGGGGGCGTGAGCGGGTGGTTAATTTCTTCACCTGGGACGGACATGTGGACCGCATGATCGACATCATGGGCGAAGTGGCGGGAAAGAGGTAG